The Myxococcales bacterium genome contains the following window.
TCCGGCCTGCCTGAAGGATCACATCAACTTCTGGGCGGCGATCCGCGAAGGCGTGCGGCAGGCGGTCTTCGCGGCCGAGCCCGATGCCGTGTTCACCCTGGCCTGGCAAGGCGGCCACCCGGAGCACGACCTTACCCATTATTTCACCCGGTTGGCGGTGGACGACTACGAGCGCGAGATCGGCCGGCCGATTCCGTTTTTTCACATGCCGGCATACGAATACACCGTGCTGCTGGCCTTCCGCTTCAATCCGTTTTACCGTGGCCCGCGCCTGCGCTTCACACTGACCCGCGCGGAGCTGGAGGGCAAACGCGGTTTGGCCAAACGTTACCCGACGCAAGCCGCGATGATGGAGCGGTTCATCAAGTTCCTCGACCGGCTTTGCCTGCTCGGCCGCCCGTTCGGCGCGCCGAAAAACGGCGAGGAATACCTGGGGGTCGAACATTTCGGGCCGGTGCCGCCCGATCTGGATTACGCGAAAGGCACGCATTTCTTCAATCGCGCCCATTACATTTTCGAGGATTACGAAGGCATTCCGATCACCTTCAAGCGTTGTATCCGGCCGGTGGTCGAGGCTTTTCCCCGTAAACCATTCGCCTGAGGAGCCCTATGGAAGCAACGAAAAAACACCCGCGTGGCCTATACGTCCTGTTCTTCACCGAGGCCGGCGAGCGCAATTCCTACTACGGCAACCGCGCGCTGTTGGTCTTGTACATGCTGTTCCTCTTCCAGGCGTCGCCCGAACAGCTTTGGGGGTTTTCGGCGATCAAGGGCTTTCTGGAATTCATCTTCGGCCCGTTGGGCAACCAGGCATTGTCGTCGCAAATTTACGGGTTGTATTCCGGCTTCTGCTACCTGACGCCGGTTTTCGGCGGCATGATCGCTGATCGCTGGCTGGGGCAGCGCAAGTCGGTGCTCGTCGGCGGCGTGATGATGGCGATCGGGCATCTGGTCATTGCGATGCAGACCACGTTCTTCCTGGGCATTCTGCTGCTCATTCTCGGCAATGGCATGTTCAAACCGAACATCTCGACCCAGGTCGGTGCGTTGTATCCGAACCCGGACGATCCTCGGCGCGACAAGGCCTTCGGCATCTTCTACATGGGCATCAACCTGGGCGCCATGCTGGCCCCGGTCGTCTGCGGCACCCTGGGACAGAAAATCGCCTGGCATTGGGGCTTCATCGCGGCTTCGGCCGTCATGGTGCTGAGCCTGATCATCTACCTCTGGGGCCAAAAAGACCTGGCGCCGGACAACGTCATGAAAACCAAGGCCGCCGGCGGCGGTCCCGTCGAGCCGCTGACCCGCAACGACTGGTCGCGCATCATCGCGCTGTGCGTCCTGTGCGCGCTCAATATCCCCTTCTGGGCGATCTATGAGCAGCAAGGCAATACGATGCAAATCTGGGCCGATCAGCAAACGGTTTGGCCGAGCATCTTCGGCTGGACGATTCCCTCGACCTGGTTCCAGTTGTTCAACCCGCTGATGATCATCGCCGGCATCCCACTGGTAAACATCCTTTGGGATCGCCAGAACCGCCGCGGCAAAGAGCCCTCCACCGTCGCCAAGATGGCGATCGGCTGCTTCCTGCTCGGCTCGTCCTACATCATCATGGCCGTGGGCGCGAACCTGCTGGGCGACGCCAAAGGCAGTATTTTCTGGCTGTTTTCCACGACCCTCTTCCTGACGCTCGGCGAAATTTACCTGTCGCCGACCGGCCTGTCGCTGGTGACGAAAATCGCCCCGGCCCGGCTCATTTCCTTCATGATGGGCATGTGGTTCCTCAGTTCGTTCTTCGGGAACTACCTGTGCGGGTTCATCGGTTCGTACTACGAGCGGATGCCGCGGACGAACTTCTTCATCATGCTGACGGCGATCGGCCTGCTCTCGGGCTTCGGCATCATGGCCTTCTCCAAGCCACTGAAGAAAGCGATGGCGTCGGAGAATCCGCCGGCGGCGTAAGCCTGGCCTTTGGTTAAAATTGAAATCGTTTCAAGGCGCGCACGTCGCGGCCGCAGCCGTGGCATTCGCGTTGATACCAGGAAAAGGATGCGCCACAGTCCGGGCACGTCCACAATTTCTTTTGTTCTTCCAACCAGACGGCCAGGCCTTTTTCGCGAATCACCGGCAAATTGCGCGGAATTTCCGTCAGGTGCGGCAGTTTGCGGTTCATACCAGCGATCCAACGGACCAGATCGACCAGCTTGTACCGAAAACACGGGTAGCGGCGGCAATCGAGACAAGTCTCGATGTTCGCCATTTTTCGGGCGCATTTTCGGATCGGGCAAAAGCTGCAACCTCTGAAAACAACGTCGGTTTTACAGCCATAACAAATGACCGGCGCCGCGGCCATCCGGTCTTTCAAAGGGAAATTAATGCCGTCCCAGGTCGCCGTGACGCCTTTCGCCAACGCCCGTTGATGAGCTTGTAACATGTCACAGGAGCCGCAATAGAGGCCGCAATATGAGGCGTACTGGAACTCGGTCATTTTCCGCTCACTTGACGAAAGATCCATTCGCTTACGAAAAGATCGGCGGATTGTCGGTTAAGGCCGGGCTTTTTTCAAGACGAGCGCTTGGTGCGGCACGGTGGGATCGGTCAAGGATAGATCTCACGAACCGGTTCGCCCTTGTGGAATTCGACCTCGGCTTTTTTTCGTCCGCTTTCGAACCAGATGGTTTGCGGGCCTTCTAATTGGCCGTTCTTCAATTCGCCTTCTTTTTTCTTCTGGCCGTTTTCGTACCACGAGGTCCAAAGTCCGACCTGCTTGCCGTTTTTAAACTCGCCCTCGCTTTTCTTCTGGCCGTTCTCGTACCACGAGGTCCAGTGCCCCTCCTGTTTGCCGTTCGTGAATTCGCCTTCTTTCGACTTCCGGCCGTTGGCGTACCAACCGATCCAATGGCCGTTCTGTTTCCCATTTTTGTATTCGCCTTCGCTTTGCTTTTGGCCGTTCTCGTGGAAGGATGTCTCGATCTTGCTCCGGTTCGACATGATGAGCCTGCCTCTTCAAATTTCTGTAATAATATAAGCCCTATTTTGTCGTTGCGCTGAAATTAATTGAATTTTTTCCCGAACGTCGCGAGGGGCGTTTCTTCCGCGATTTTCCGGAAAGTAGTCTCTTTCCACCCATTTTTCCTTTTCGATAGCCGGTGGTGTCTAATCAATGGGGGCGTGAAGGAGGGTGACTGAAGATGAAAACGATTCCACGCCTGATTCCTGGC
Protein-coding sequences here:
- a CDS encoding DUF3795 domain-containing protein — its product is MTEFQYASYCGLYCGSCDMLQAHQRALAKGVTATWDGINFPLKDRMAAAPVICYGCKTDVVFRGCSFCPIRKCARKMANIETCLDCRRYPCFRYKLVDLVRWIAGMNRKLPHLTEIPRNLPVIREKGLAVWLEEQKKLWTCPDCGASFSWYQRECHGCGRDVRALKRFQF
- a CDS encoding peptide MFS transporter; this translates as MEATKKHPRGLYVLFFTEAGERNSYYGNRALLVLYMLFLFQASPEQLWGFSAIKGFLEFIFGPLGNQALSSQIYGLYSGFCYLTPVFGGMIADRWLGQRKSVLVGGVMMAIGHLVIAMQTTFFLGILLLILGNGMFKPNISTQVGALYPNPDDPRRDKAFGIFYMGINLGAMLAPVVCGTLGQKIAWHWGFIAASAVMVLSLIIYLWGQKDLAPDNVMKTKAAGGGPVEPLTRNDWSRIIALCVLCALNIPFWAIYEQQGNTMQIWADQQTVWPSIFGWTIPSTWFQLFNPLMIIAGIPLVNILWDRQNRRGKEPSTVAKMAIGCFLLGSSYIIMAVGANLLGDAKGSIFWLFSTTLFLTLGEIYLSPTGLSLVTKIAPARLISFMMGMWFLSSFFGNYLCGFIGSYYERMPRTNFFIMLTAIGLLSGFGIMAFSKPLKKAMASENPPAA
- a CDS encoding toxin-antitoxin system YwqK family antitoxin, which codes for MSNRSKIETSFHENGQKQSEGEYKNGKQNGHWIGWYANGRKSKEGEFTNGKQEGHWTSWYENGQKKSEGEFKNGKQVGLWTSWYENGQKKKEGELKNGQLEGPQTIWFESGRKKAEVEFHKGEPVREIYP